The following are encoded in a window of Thiohalobacter sp. IOR34 genomic DNA:
- a CDS encoding glycosyltransferase family 9 protein, with protein MQPTAEPHSLLVYSNGDTFGDALIKLPAIGALRHAFPEAHITWLAGRGPSLYRGALAPLAEPWLDEVLADTGVGARWSELLRRPLGGRRFDLLIDTQQFLKTTLILRRIRHGLFISGAAGFRLSDRRPAGGRRPRGMLARLLQLVELAAGRPVEPIYRLALPARWREAAARLLPAGSRYVGLAPGAGQPQKCWPLERFIELGRRQAERGRVPVFFIGPDEQPWMEAIRTALPEARFPEWEEAGTGGPLLAIALAERLAVSVANDAGTGHMLAAGGQPLISLFGPTDPAKFAPNSQRLQLIRARDFGADAMDAIPLEAVDAALEAALQATEATS; from the coding sequence ATGCAGCCGACCGCTGAACCGCACAGCCTGCTGGTCTACAGCAACGGCGACACCTTCGGCGACGCCCTGATCAAGCTGCCGGCCATCGGCGCCCTGCGCCATGCCTTCCCCGAGGCGCACATCACCTGGCTGGCCGGCCGTGGCCCGAGCCTCTACCGCGGTGCCCTGGCCCCCCTCGCCGAGCCCTGGCTGGACGAGGTGCTGGCCGATACCGGGGTCGGCGCCCGCTGGAGCGAACTGTTGCGCCGACCGCTCGGCGGGCGCCGCTTCGATCTGCTGATCGACACCCAGCAGTTCCTCAAGACCACGCTCATCCTGCGCCGCATCCGCCACGGCCTGTTCATCTCCGGCGCCGCCGGCTTCCGCCTCTCCGACCGGCGCCCGGCCGGCGGCCGGCGGCCGCGGGGCATGCTCGCCCGTCTGCTGCAACTGGTCGAGCTGGCCGCCGGCCGGCCGGTCGAGCCCATCTACCGCCTGGCACTGCCGGCCCGCTGGCGGGAAGCGGCCGCCCGCCTGCTACCAGCGGGATCCCGCTACGTCGGCCTGGCACCGGGCGCCGGCCAGCCGCAGAAATGCTGGCCACTGGAGCGCTTCATCGAGCTGGGCCGGCGCCAGGCGGAACGCGGCCGGGTGCCGGTGTTCTTCATCGGTCCCGACGAACAGCCCTGGATGGAGGCGATCCGCACGGCCCTGCCCGAGGCGCGTTTCCCGGAGTGGGAGGAGGCCGGGACAGGCGGCCCGCTGCTGGCCATCGCCCTGGCGGAACGCCTGGCCGTCAGCGTCGCCAACGATGCCGGTACCGGCCACATGCTGGCCGCCGGCGGCCAGCCCCTGATCTCCCTGTTCGGCCCCACCGATCCGGCCAAGTTCGCCCCCAACAGCCAGCGGCTGCAACTCATCCGCGCCCGGGACTTCGGCGCCGATGCGATGGACGCCATCCCCCTGGAGGCGGTGGACGCGGCCCTGGAGGCCGCGCTGCAGGCGACGGAGGCGACCTCGTGA
- a CDS encoding glycosyltransferase family 9 protein — protein sequence MSELVIQPLPGIGDMVWHLPVLHALAGQTEAGRVDVLTKPRSRADQLLGADPCIGRVLWLERGAGRHGGLRGLLRLASELRAAGYRRVWILHNSPRYVLAAWLAGIPERIGYGRSALHRALLTRPVLLSPSEAAGHPIDKAGILLDRLGIACDPEPRLAIDPAASAAVEARFAHCPRPWLAIGIGSSEPFKQWGEARFVALGKALGARAGSLMLVGGPAEAALGEAIRRGLSGAGVPVELALDLSIRDTAALLAACRLYVGNDTGFLNMAAAAGVEAVGVFGGSPPLSHSVRIHCVLPEDGSRPWYGAPYIDRISVEAVLAEVDRQLQKG from the coding sequence GTGAGCGAGCTGGTGATCCAGCCGCTGCCGGGCATCGGCGACATGGTCTGGCATCTGCCGGTGCTGCATGCCCTCGCCGGGCAGACGGAGGCGGGCCGGGTCGACGTGCTGACCAAGCCGCGCTCCCGCGCCGATCAGCTGCTCGGTGCCGATCCCTGCATCGGCCGGGTGCTCTGGCTGGAGCGCGGCGCCGGCCGTCACGGTGGACTGCGCGGCCTGCTGCGCCTGGCCTCGGAGCTGCGCGCAGCGGGCTACCGGCGGGTGTGGATCCTGCACAACAGCCCGCGTTATGTGCTGGCCGCCTGGCTGGCGGGCATCCCGGAGCGCATCGGTTACGGCCGCAGTGCCTTGCATCGCGCCCTGCTCACCCGTCCGGTGCTGCTCTCGCCCAGCGAGGCCGCGGGGCACCCCATCGACAAGGCGGGTATACTGCTCGACCGATTGGGCATCGCCTGTGATCCGGAACCCCGTCTGGCGATCGATCCGGCGGCCAGCGCGGCGGTCGAGGCACGCTTCGCGCACTGCCCGCGGCCCTGGCTGGCGATCGGCATCGGCAGCAGCGAGCCCTTCAAGCAATGGGGCGAGGCGCGCTTCGTCGCCCTCGGCAAGGCACTGGGGGCGCGGGCCGGCAGCCTGATGCTGGTCGGCGGGCCGGCCGAGGCAGCGCTCGGCGAGGCCATTCGCCGCGGCCTGAGCGGGGCCGGGGTGCCGGTCGAGCTGGCGCTGGATCTGTCGATCCGCGATACCGCCGCGCTGCTCGCTGCCTGCCGGCTGTACGTCGGCAACGACACCGGCTTCCTCAACATGGCGGCTGCCGCCGGGGTCGAGGCGGTGGGCGTGTTCGGCGGGTCGCCGCCGCTCAGCCATTCGGTGCGCATCCATTGCGTGCTGCCGGAGGACGGCAGCCGGCCCTGGTACGGGGCGCCCTACATCGACCGGATATCGGTCGAGGCGGTGCTGGCCGAGGTCGACAGACAGCTTCAGAAAGGATGA
- a CDS encoding DUF6165 family protein yields the protein MSILAPVSVGEFLDKVTILEIKSERIDDPEKLANIRRELDSLRATWAASPYAGADLEPEYSQLKAVNEQLWEIEDDIRDKERTRCFDARFIELARAVYVTNDRRAELKKALNLKLGSELVEEKSYADYQGDDAADR from the coding sequence ATGAGCATCCTGGCCCCCGTCTCGGTCGGCGAATTCCTGGACAAGGTCACCATCCTCGAGATCAAGTCCGAGCGCATCGACGACCCGGAGAAACTGGCCAACATCCGCCGCGAGCTGGACAGCCTGCGCGCCACCTGGGCCGCCTCGCCCTATGCCGGGGCCGATCTGGAACCGGAATATTCGCAGCTCAAGGCGGTCAACGAGCAGCTGTGGGAGATCGAGGACGACATCCGCGACAAGGAGCGGACCCGCTGTTTCGATGCCCGCTTCATCGAGCTGGCGCGCGCCGTCTATGTCACCAACGACCGCCGCGCCGAGCTGAAGAAGGCCCTCAATCTCAAGCTCGGTTCCGAGCTGGTGGAGGAAAAGTCCTACGCCGACTACCAGGGTGACGATGCAGCCGACCGCTGA
- a CDS encoding glycosyltransferase family 9 protein — protein MRTLIVKLGALGDVVIATALIRRIQQSLVDDELWLLTTPAFAPLFEHWPGLRVQAFPRKGAGNMFRALRWLRSMRFDRLFDLQSNDRSSLLVALSGVPERIGNLPRFPYTRHPPDWYRSETHIFERMNEVLVSAGLPPAEPRPWLPASDADRQRVDDWLAAQGLAERPLALLHAGASPRWPSKCWPYYAELGERLAQAGLGVVWVGAGEDAGLNATLAKRAGVDATDAFSIVQLAELGRRARFAVTNDSGPMHILSAAGIPLFAFFGPTRWVKNHALGQAERVLRHPVECSPCQRGTCPPERGHACLAGIGVDEVLARLEAEGLLAPANP, from the coding sequence ATGCGTACCCTGATCGTCAAGCTGGGGGCGCTGGGCGACGTGGTCATCGCCACCGCCCTGATCCGCCGCATTCAGCAGAGCCTGGTGGACGACGAACTCTGGCTGCTGACCACGCCGGCCTTCGCGCCGCTGTTCGAGCACTGGCCGGGGCTGCGGGTGCAAGCCTTTCCGCGCAAGGGCGCAGGCAACATGTTCAGGGCCCTGCGCTGGCTGCGCTCGATGCGCTTCGACCGCCTGTTCGACCTGCAGTCCAACGATCGCAGTTCCCTGCTGGTGGCCCTTTCCGGGGTGCCGGAGCGCATCGGCAACCTGCCGCGTTTCCCCTACACCCGCCACCCGCCCGACTGGTACCGCAGCGAGACCCACATCTTCGAGCGCATGAACGAGGTGCTGGTCAGCGCCGGCTTGCCGCCGGCCGAGCCGCGGCCCTGGCTGCCGGCGAGCGACGCCGACCGCCAGCGGGTCGACGACTGGCTGGCGGCGCAGGGGCTGGCCGAACGGCCGCTGGCCCTGCTGCACGCCGGCGCCAGCCCGCGCTGGCCGAGCAAGTGCTGGCCCTACTACGCTGAGCTGGGAGAACGGCTGGCGCAGGCCGGTCTGGGAGTGGTCTGGGTCGGGGCCGGCGAGGACGCCGGGCTGAACGCCACCCTGGCGAAGCGGGCCGGCGTGGATGCCACCGACGCCTTCTCCATCGTCCAGCTGGCCGAGCTGGGACGCCGGGCGCGGTTTGCGGTAACCAACGACTCGGGTCCCATGCATATCCTCTCCGCGGCCGGCATCCCGCTGTTCGCCTTCTTCGGCCCCACCCGCTGGGTGAAGAATCATGCGCTCGGCCAGGCGGAACGGGTGCTGCGCCATCCGGTCGAGTGCAGCCCCTGCCAGCGCGGCACCTGCCCGCCGGAACGCGGCCACGCCTGTCTCGCCGGGATCGGCGTGGACGAGGTGCTGGCGCGGCTGGAGGCCGAGGGGCTGCTGGCACCTGCGAACCCCTGA
- a CDS encoding O-antigen ligase family protein produces MNPSQLLRDNWRWLLILACLPLFATKTLFNLPMAIMMFIGIARFARAPGEVLRDPLLRLMTLLFLCFWLPILFSLPDAVNLKRAASTALVDLRFFFAGLFVIDTLRDATARRRLFLGAGLIGLGWTLDALLQMVLGYDLLGYPYNGERPTGIFHPKLRIGTVTATLSPLLFEFIRRGASRRPWLWLLLPAVLGLILVSGNRNAWLMLAVAGVFYVVYVARQIEWRQLLKLGLAGGLSLAVVLVLAMQYGPMQARMAQTLGVLSDDPQALDDATGRRLSLWQTAINTYRAHWINGVGPRGFRYVYLQYAEPDDYWVSRMKPGEQAYPQSHPHQMALEVAAETGTFGLLGYLLMAGLVLRELFRVGAEAQAEFWPWAIAVLVAWFPGNAHMALYASYWGTIAWWLLLVALGMLAADGRYRRA; encoded by the coding sequence ATGAACCCTTCCCAACTGCTGCGCGACAACTGGCGCTGGCTGCTGATCCTCGCCTGCCTGCCCCTGTTCGCGACCAAGACCCTGTTCAATCTGCCGATGGCGATCATGATGTTCATCGGCATCGCCCGCTTTGCGCGCGCCCCCGGCGAGGTGCTGCGCGATCCGCTGCTGCGGCTGATGACCCTGCTGTTCCTCTGCTTCTGGCTGCCCATCCTCTTCTCCCTGCCGGATGCGGTGAACCTCAAGCGGGCAGCCAGCACGGCCCTGGTCGACCTGCGTTTCTTCTTTGCCGGCCTCTTCGTCATCGACACCCTGCGCGACGCCACCGCCCGGCGCCGCCTGTTTCTGGGGGCGGGCCTGATCGGCCTCGGCTGGACCCTGGATGCCCTGCTGCAGATGGTGCTGGGTTACGATCTGCTGGGCTATCCCTACAACGGCGAGCGGCCGACCGGCATCTTCCATCCCAAGCTGCGCATCGGCACCGTCACCGCCACCCTGTCACCGCTGCTGTTCGAGTTCATCCGCCGCGGCGCGTCGCGGCGGCCCTGGTTGTGGCTGTTGCTGCCGGCGGTGCTGGGGCTGATCCTGGTCAGCGGCAATCGCAATGCCTGGCTGATGCTGGCGGTGGCCGGTGTCTTCTATGTCGTCTACGTGGCACGGCAGATCGAGTGGCGCCAGTTGCTGAAACTGGGCCTGGCCGGTGGTCTCAGCCTGGCCGTGGTGCTGGTGCTGGCCATGCAGTACGGGCCGATGCAGGCGCGCATGGCGCAGACCCTCGGCGTGCTGAGCGACGATCCCCAGGCCCTGGACGACGCCACGGGGCGGCGCCTGTCGCTGTGGCAGACCGCCATCAACACCTATCGGGCGCACTGGATCAACGGCGTCGGGCCGCGCGGCTTCCGCTATGTCTATCTGCAGTATGCCGAGCCCGACGACTACTGGGTGAGCAGGATGAAGCCCGGTGAGCAGGCCTATCCGCAGTCGCATCCGCATCAGATGGCCCTGGAGGTCGCCGCCGAGACCGGCACCTTCGGCCTGCTCGGCTATCTGCTGATGGCCGGGCTGGTCCTGCGCGAGCTGTTCCGGGTCGGGGCGGAGGCACAGGCCGAGTTCTGGCCCTGGGCCATCGCCGTGCTGGTGGCCTGGTTCCCGGGCAATGCGCACATGGCCCTCTACGCCAGCTACTGGGGGACCATCGCCTGGTGGCTGCTGCTGGTGGCGCTCGGCATGCTGGCCGCGGACGGGCGTTACCGACGGGCCTGA
- a CDS encoding glycosyltransferase, producing the protein MTDSLHILGSRGGGGAENFFLRLVGALNEAGHRAAAVVPADSQVAARLPAGVPLYPVPMRSVWDLPSRWAIRRLVRRLRPAIVQTYMGRATRLTRLPAGGGTVHLARLGGYYDLKGYRHAHAWIGNTRGIRDYLIAGGLPAERVFHIGNFIDPPRPVDADELAAWRARLGIPPQARLILGLGRLHPNKGFADLLDAFERLPAEIEGRPLHLLIAGDGPLAGELHAHAGRLGCGPRIHWAGWIDDPSPCFRLAELFVCPSRHEPLGNVILEAWAEGLPVLTTASQGARELVTPGENGLLAGIGDIPGLAAGMQRLLEDAPLAQRLAEAGLSEVRTRHSREAVVGAYLDLYRRLAG; encoded by the coding sequence ATGACCGATTCCCTGCACATCCTCGGCAGCCGCGGCGGCGGCGGTGCGGAAAATTTCTTCCTCCGCCTGGTCGGCGCCCTCAACGAGGCCGGCCACCGGGCCGCCGCGGTGGTACCCGCCGACAGCCAGGTCGCCGCCCGCCTGCCGGCCGGCGTCCCCCTCTATCCAGTGCCGATGCGCAGTGTCTGGGACCTGCCCTCGCGCTGGGCCATCCGCCGCCTGGTGCGCCGCCTGCGCCCGGCCATCGTCCAGACCTACATGGGCCGCGCCACCCGGCTCACCCGGCTGCCGGCCGGCGGCGGAACCGTGCACCTGGCCCGGCTCGGCGGCTACTACGACCTCAAGGGCTACCGCCACGCCCACGCCTGGATCGGCAACACCCGTGGCATCCGCGACTACCTGATCGCCGGCGGCCTGCCAGCGGAACGGGTGTTCCACATCGGCAACTTCATCGACCCGCCGCGCCCTGTCGACGCGGACGAGCTGGCGGCATGGCGCGCCCGGCTCGGCATCCCGCCCCAGGCGCGGCTGATCCTCGGCCTTGGACGGCTGCATCCCAACAAGGGCTTTGCCGACCTGCTCGACGCCTTCGAGCGCCTGCCGGCCGAGATCGAGGGCCGGCCGCTGCACCTGCTGATCGCCGGCGATGGCCCGCTGGCCGGGGAACTGCACGCCCATGCCGGGCGCCTCGGCTGTGGACCGCGCATCCACTGGGCCGGCTGGATAGACGACCCCAGCCCCTGTTTCCGGCTGGCCGAGCTGTTCGTCTGCCCCTCGCGCCACGAACCGCTGGGCAACGTAATCCTCGAGGCCTGGGCAGAGGGGCTGCCGGTGCTGACCACCGCCAGCCAGGGCGCCCGGGAACTGGTCACCCCCGGGGAGAATGGCCTGCTGGCCGGGATCGGCGACATCCCCGGCCTCGCCGCCGGCATGCAGCGGCTGCTGGAGGATGCGCCCCTGGCCCAGCGCCTGGCCGAGGCCGGCCTCAGCGAGGTGCGGACCCGGCACAGCCGCGAGGCGGTGGTCGGGGCCTACCTGGACCTGTACCGGCGGCTGGCCGGGTGA
- a CDS encoding glycosyltransferase family 9 protein: MIRSILLISLSNIGDAVMTTPVLERLHQLHPEAVIDIVGDRRSSRIFHHCPYRGHIFHKEKKRGWRGVLALVGQLRRQRYDLVVDLRTDGLAYLLRARRRLVKWGRRPYGPHAVEDLISIIDPINPGQRIPPPRVWLGHEEEDAAKHLLQDLPGPRRLALAPGANWSGKIWPAERFAALANRLGDHFDGVLLLGGPGDQERCAEVARQLQLPALDLAGQTDLLTASALIARCRLLVGNDSGLGHLASGVGTPTLTVFGPGRPERYHPWGAANRWRVGADRSLERLRVEEVEAAARELLEAGTDA; this comes from the coding sequence GTGATCCGCTCCATACTGCTCATCTCGCTGAGCAACATCGGCGACGCGGTGATGACCACCCCGGTGCTGGAACGGCTGCACCAGCTCCATCCCGAAGCCGTGATCGACATCGTCGGCGACCGGCGTTCGAGCCGCATCTTCCATCACTGCCCCTATCGCGGCCACATCTTCCACAAGGAGAAGAAGCGCGGCTGGCGCGGGGTGCTGGCGCTGGTCGGCCAGCTGCGCCGGCAGCGCTACGACCTGGTGGTCGACCTGCGCACCGACGGCCTTGCCTACCTGCTGCGCGCCCGCCGGCGACTGGTGAAATGGGGCCGGCGTCCCTACGGCCCGCATGCCGTGGAGGACCTGATCTCGATCATCGACCCGATCAATCCCGGGCAGCGGATCCCGCCGCCCAGGGTCTGGCTGGGCCACGAGGAAGAGGACGCCGCCAAGCATCTGCTCCAGGACCTGCCGGGCCCGCGCCGGCTGGCGCTGGCGCCGGGCGCCAACTGGAGCGGCAAGATCTGGCCGGCGGAACGCTTCGCGGCGCTGGCCAACCGCCTCGGCGATCATTTCGACGGCGTGCTGCTGCTCGGCGGCCCGGGCGACCAGGAACGCTGCGCCGAGGTGGCGCGGCAACTGCAGCTCCCGGCGCTCGACCTCGCCGGACAGACCGACCTGCTCACCGCCAGCGCCCTGATCGCCCGCTGCCGGCTGCTGGTCGGCAACGACTCCGGCCTCGGCCACCTGGCCAGCGGTGTCGGCACGCCCACGCTGACCGTGTTCGGACCGGGCCGGCCGGAACGCTACCACCCCTGGGGTGCGGCCAACCGCTGGCGGGTCGGTGCCGACCGCTCGCTGGAAAGGCTGAGGGTCGAGGAGGTCGAGGCCGCGGCCCGCGAGCTGCTGGAGGCCGGGACCGACGCATGA